The sequence below is a genomic window from Pseudomonas cremoricolorata.
GCCGGCGCTGGTGATCATGGACTTCGACCTGCCCGGCATCAGCGGCCTGGAAACCACCCGGCGCCTGCGTCAGCGCCTGCCGCAGTTGCGCGTGCTGTTTCTCAGTGAGCATTGCGAGCTGAACGTGGTGCGCCAGGCCCTGGCGGCGGGGGCCTGTGGTTTTCTGTCGAAACAGGTGGCGCCGGCGGTGCTGATCGATGCGGTACGGCGCATCCTCGGCGGGCATGCCTACATCGAACAATCGCTGGCCAGTGCCCTGGTCTGCCAGGCCCCCAGTGCGGGCGAGCGCCGTTTACAGGCGCTGACCCCGCGGGAAACGGAAATCCTTGTGATGCTGGCCAAGGGCACCGCAGTACGGGTGATCGCCGAACGCCTGTGCATCAGCAGCAAGACCGTGTCCAACCAGCTGACCTTGCTCAAGAGCAAGTTGCAGGTCAGCGGCCAGGCCGAGCTGGTGCACCTGGCCATTGCCGCTGGCCTGCTGCGCCCGGCGGCCTAATTCCAACTGCTCGGGCAGCCTTGGCAACCTTCCATGTTGCTGTCCTGGAAGTTGGCATAGTGCTGACGGCTTCCGCGCAGATCAGCACGCTCGAGGTTGCTTTCGCCGAACTTGGCCTCTTGCAGATTGGCATCTCTGAGGATGGCGCCGGTCAGGTCGGCCTTGCTCAGCCAGGCCATTTCCAGGTCCGCCGCG
It includes:
- a CDS encoding response regulator, translating into MSILLVDDHPLLRLGLAAALGQALPDMPLLHAGSGEAALSEAQLQVPALVIMDFDLPGISGLETTRRLRQRLPQLRVLFLSEHCELNVVRQALAAGACGFLSKQVAPAVLIDAVRRILGGHAYIEQSLASALVCQAPSAGERRLQALTPRETEILVMLAKGTAVRVIAERLCISSKTVSNQLTLLKSKLQVSGQAELVHLAIAAGLLRPAA